The DNA segment TTCAACACTTATCTCGTATGTGGGTGGGGGGGCGTATGGTTCGATCGGTTTGACCGCAACTCGATAGGTCGACCCACGACTtgaagtatataatgtactattcttgttgagaaagtcattgtattttttagggttttttgagctagggtttcagggtgagttttctcgcCTCTGCTTAGGTGTATTCTCTCTTCTACAAAgtgaaacatcttttttttcacccaaagacgtagcacaccacaccggtgtgtgaacctcgttaaatcatTGTattgtgcggatctattgtttatttattttcatattactTGGTGTTTGCTTTAACAGACTTCCTTTTTGCTTCATCTTCCTTGCAATCAAATGAGTATGAGTGTCGACTTTCAATCCAAACTGGTTGGACCGATTGATACCTACCagaaaaattgaaccaaacctaTAAAAAtaggtttggtttcaattcagGTTTAATAAAACCCAcaaaaaactaaatcaaatcaaatcagtCAAAACCTAAACTAAAACCATAGAGAActgataaaaattgaaaacattctatttttcattatttatcatgtaaatagatacaaaaaaattgaaatcaaagttGATAACAACCCCTTAATGGATCAATAAGAGTTCATAAAGTTAACCCAATAAAAGGACTGaactgaatcaaatcaaaactgaattttATCTTAATAGTTTGAATCATACACTTTagtttaacaaaaataaaaataaaaaaaccatacactttattttcaaatttatatttttatatgtttttttaattgaaagaaTCCCAAAGCGTGCGAGTGAAAGGCGCGCTGCCGTCGAATATCGGGCCCATGAAAGTTTAGAGTAATGCCACTGATCAGTCACCATCCAGCTCAGCAAATGTTATGTGGTCCCTACCTTTTCTCTGTCTACCCAATGAATGTAAACTGTGTCACTGTGTGGGGGGACCGGTAGTATCATTATAAAGAAAGATTTGCAGGACAAAGTTGTCTTTTCGAATTATCTTTGTTCACACTCTTTCGTCATCTCATCCGCTGTCCAATGAGAAGACGAAGAGATATATCTTGTCACGAGGAAAGGGTTGGAAGGATGGATGGAAGGACGAAGACACTGAGTTGTTGCGTTGACGACGGGGATCTCGATTTCCTATGAGAATGTCTTTTTAGGCGCAAACTCTGACACTCCGAAAGCGACGCGTGGCATTTCGTGGTGGGTCCTCCTGTctctactttctttttttttttttttttaatttcacaaAGTGGGGAAGCACAGTGAGGCGCATGTTCTAAGGGGATGGAAATATGGAATCTGGACGGAGGAGAGATGTCAAGCTTGTGGGTCGGGTCACAGAGTGGTGGTCCCTCACATGTGGCCCGATGGTACTTGGTAGAGCTCGCGTATTGTACAAGGCAAAGGGGGTATCTATCATCTTTCACACGCGTTCAGATTTGATTGgtggaaaatttttcatttcttgacaaaatcACTTTTGTAGAAGCGCGAACGGCGGAGCTTTTTGGCAGATTCTCATTTTCTAGGTCCGCTGCAACATCCGATCGGTCGTGATCCTTTGGATAAATGATGATGACCTGTCCTTACTTTTCTTGAAGCTAAGCGAGCCTGGATGAAAATTCCTCTGCAATATGGGCCCAATTCTGGTGGTTTCTCTGCGTGAGTGGGTCATGGGATGGTTCAGAGTAGTGGTATTGGATCAACCTTATTGAGTGATCTATATCGGTTTGATAATCTCGATACCTAATTGAAACTTGAATTATACGGATTAgggataaaaatattaaaaaattgttTCCTTAAGAAACCAAGGGTATTTCTATCTGATACTGAAATATCAACGACAATATCATTAGCATTATTGGTATCAATCTTAGTTAATATCATTATAGATATTGATTTGAATACTAATATGAATACCCACGTGGATTAGGCAAATCAGGTCATATTAGGCTGATTCGATCTCAACAagtcatttattttcttaatttcaaAATGTCAATTTTTTCTTAGTGTTTCAATAATATCATACTAATCCAATATGATACAatacttttttttcctctctcttttgGTAAGAAGTATGATAAAATATTATCTTAGAACCATGGTCATGGATGTGTGGGTAATAGAAAGCTACAATCCTACAATTGCAGGTTAGGTATTGCATTTAGTCTTCCAAATGTATTAGGCCCAGCGTGGCACATTTGTGCTCACATGTGACCATAcactagaaaaataaaaagagaattaaaataaagaggaggcagagaaaaatgatatatcaagaaggagagggagagaaagatagagatagagaaTGTTGACATATCTTACATTGTTTGTTTAGAGTACCTTTACTTTAATATAAAATGCTGGCGTTTAACTAACCACAAGAAcgaaaacaataaaaaagtaataaatatAATTGTGTATTACTTGTTTTTAGGATGAACATCAAGCATGATTTGAAATCTAATTCCAATTGGAGTTCACATTCCAATATCGCCCATAAAGGTCTGTCAAGGGTCAAGCTTTGGCTTTTTCTGGCCAAACACAGTTGTTTGGATATATTTGAGCAATTACTAGCCTTTAGAAGTGGAGAAATTATACTCGTCATAATTATTTAGCTTGAAATCATtgttccaccttttttttttttttttttttgtgctaactatgggtatctaggcctttggcctgaccaGTCCCTTGAGTCCATACTAATCTTACAACCGCATGGATCGAGTCATtctagggttgaatgagaaccattcaactttcactgaaagcagtgaagagtactaaacacccccgtgtgagtggcccaaggtgtgcctagtgggagttgaacttagAACGTCTaagtttatggctcgtaccaagttcgttgctcactaATAACCCTACTTCCTTGGGTTAAATCATTGTTTCACTTGACAATACAAGTCTTtccaaattgaaaattttcacaaaaaaagaaaaaaaatttatatctaAATTAGGAATTATAAGCCTACAAAATAATTGTATGAGAATTGATCCAATGAAGAACCCTAGATCGTTTACTCACGTCTCAAGTTATAATTGTATTAGAATTTGACacgaaataaataaatatatatatatatatatattggacaaAAATGTATTCATTCAATAAAAGCATCAAGGGTGAAACTCCTGGAAGACATAAGGTTTGGATCTACAATGAAAGGTGGTGGACTTAACCACACACGAGACAAACAAAATCTAGTTGCACCAGAAGCAAGAAAATCAGCTACTAAGTTGTGAGATCTACTAACAATATGAAAGAAAACAGATTGAAAAAGAGAGCGAAGCTGGGTGACATTTGTGACCAGTGCACTTACCGCCTAGTCTAGAGACGAGGGATGGCCATTTAAAGTTGCAACTGCAGTCGAACAATCGAAGAAGATGGTGACTTTTTGCTGACCGAGGGTGTGAGCAAGAAGCAAACCATCTCGAATGGCTTCCACCTCAGTGGTGGAGACAAATAAACAGTAACCCCATTTGCATTTTGCGGCGATGAAATTCCCACCTAGGTCCCAAATTATAGATCCGCGGCCCCCTAAACTTGTAGATCCCTGCCAAGCACCATTTGTGGAGATGGAGAAGTGATGTAGTGTGCATTCCTGTTGGATAGCAATAGGGGTGGATGAGAGACACTCACACTAGGCTGATAGGCGTCTAGCAAGCTATCCTGCAACCACGCAGTGGTTGAAAGCGACCATCGTTGACTGGAGGGTTGGCAGTTGAAACTCAAAGGTGGCTCGATTTCTAGCTTTCCATATCTGCCATAGGAGATAACTCCACATGAGATCGATTTCCTTGGAGCTCCCTGCATCCTTGTATTTGGAGCGAATGAAAATGATCCATTCTTAAATGTTCTGGCCTGAGAAGTCCTCAATGTTCAAATGAAAAGGGGATGCTTTCCAACACTCTGCTGCATGGTTGCATTTGAAAATAGCATGAATGATGGACTCCTCTTCATTTTGACACAACATACAAATGAGACTATCTCTGATTCGGCGCTTAAAAACAGAGTTTGGTTGACCGCCAGGGCATTGTGACCACATCACCACAAGGACTTGATATTTGGGATGATGTCCATCTTCCAAATCATGGACCAATAGGGATCAAATGTTGAAGAGGAAGTAATATCAGCCAAGTTGGGGAAGACATAAAGCTTGAAAAATAAGTCGATTTTACTGTGAATATCCCATTATTCACAATTGCCCAAATCCAGCTGTCCTCATGGGTCTCTGATAGAATTGGGATCTTCAAAATTGCATGAACTTCAAACAGAGTGAAGATTTCATAGAGAATATCAGTCCTCCAATATTTGAAGCACCAGTCAATAAGGCAACCAACTTCTTGTGGAGTCGAAGTGGATGGATTTGAGCTGATTCTACCTTGGGGCAACGATGGAACCCAGGGGTCAATGAAAATGTTGGTGGTTAAGCCATTGCCTATTCTTTACCGTGCACCCTTAAGAATCAGTTCCCTTCCCTTTAGGATGCTTTTTCATCCCCAAGAGCATGATTTGGGAATAGGAACTTCAAGAAATTATAAGCGAGGTAAATATTTAACCTTTAGGACTTGTGCCCTAAGAGGACTTGTGCCCTAAGATTGTTGGGCTGATTGATGAATCTCCAACATTGTCGACCTAAGAAGTTGGTTGCTGAATTAAGAGGTATGAGCTAAGAGCTAAGACTCCTCTTCCATTTATGCCCAAATCTTGAACACGAAATAAATatgattttcaaaatcaaaggATAATATAAATTTTGGCACATGAATAATCTAAAAATCACATTATTTACCCACGTGATAAAAttttgtttggaaaaaaaagagagcagtGGGGCCCACTGTCGACCACTCGACCGTGGTATTGTCATGCATCATGTATACGCACATCCATACAATACGTATATACATGGGCATCTCAAAATGGGATGTTATATGTATTATGTCTTGGCGTGAAATCCGTACAATATCTGTGAAGGGCGAGGCGATCATGACAAAAGGCTGATgtgttattattaaaaaaaNNNNNNNNNNNNNNNNNNNNaaaaaaaaaaaaaaaaaaacccttgaaaTTAGAAATCGAGGCGCATGCAAAAACTCTCATTATTCTGTCCTCTCTGACCCACGCAAGCGAGCCATCCCACATGGCCATGCTTTCGTTTTTTTAAAGTTTCAGATTCCAATATACTCCCATAACTTGCATCCCACTCGCTTTGTTAAATGCCCTAAAACTTTCATTAATTTACCTACATATCCCCTGTTTAGGGTTATTTTAGGTATATTGAAAGAGTGTTTCAGCTGTTCGGCGCTCTTGGTTAGTTTGATGGCCATTTAATGCAATTATTAGATTTGCTTTGTTGGGTTGTTTGTCGATTCTAATGTCATTTTCGTCAGGTAAAAATTAAATTgctatatctatatatataaatttctatttttcattttttctataCTGAAAAGAGAGAGCTCAGCCGAAGCTCTGAACAAATACTCGAAAGCTGCCAGCCGCGGAAGACgagattttttgattttctctgtttcaaattttgttttctgCTTTATTTATCTCTTTGAGATTGCTTTCTTCttccaaaggagaaaaagaaacattGGAATCGTAGAGAATCGCCATTGTTGAGATCTTGTTTACACTTCTGGGAGATGAAATGATATCTATGTTTGTTTTCTGTGGTTGAAGAGTATTGTTTCTTGTTTCTTGTTTCAGAAGCCCTAATATGTTTCAGAGGTTAGGAACGATCTTCTGAAATTAGAAGAGAGATCCTGGAAACGATGAGGAGCGCTTCCGCGGCTGCAAGCACTTCGCTAATGCTCTGCGGATAGAaggtggaggaagaagaaggaggtgtGAAACTGAAACTGCTCGTTCGAGCGACGTCTTATCGGTGTTGctgtgtttatatatatatatatatatatatatagtttttttttcccgttttggTTGAAGGACACGGAGGAAAAATTTGAGATGTTTCTGGTTCAGTTATTTGTTTGAAATACTGGAGCAAACGCTTCACTTCCTTTTGCTGAGAAATTCTGGTTTCGTTCTGAACTTTTAGGGGAATCGGGGGGATCAGACGATTTGAACTCCTTCCGTATCAGAGAGGGAAATAACAAGCTTCAAATCTCGAGAAAACTCTGGTGTGAAAATTCTACTTCTTCCCATTGTTTCTTTTGCTTATATTCACGTAAGCTTCGGATAACGAGGAAAAGGGGAGCAGATGAGAATGTATTGAGGTTTAAAGTAGGAAAATGATCAGTCTACTGTTTCAGGCCAGTTGGTACTTGGTAGATGGTATGTCTTCAAAGATTCAATGTTTATGGATGTTTCTGAAACAAACATAGATTTTCTGCTTGTTGGAGTTTCCCAGGCTGAAAAGCAGATCATTAAGGGCGTTTGAGGTGGTTTACAGCACCGATCTCGAAAGATCAATCTCTCTTGTGTTTAACGCTGCCTCATAGTGAGGAATGAAGGACAAAGAAGTTTGAGCTTGGGAAACACTAACCTATTTCTTATATATTTTCTGCGCCCTTGCGTTTCGGGATAGTTGGAGGGGGTAACTTTGAAGAAGCATAGAATAGTGTGGTTAATTTTTCCCCCACCTTCCGGGGCGGACGTGTTTGTCTTCTGATCCTAAAAATAGCAGGGTTACGTTTTGGTGGAGTTACCTTAGTTGTGATGCCAGCGGAGATAAAGCAACCCAACTCAGCTTCCTGCTTGCTGAGTACTATAATATTAAGAAACTGCTTTCGTTTGATCGTAGCTCTTTCTGGTTGAGctactggaattttttttctggctTCTGCTACCTGTACTTCTCTGGTTTTGAAATGATGATGGCCGTGACATCGTCCTGCAAGGAGGGTAAAGCTGGAATGGACAATGGAAAGTATGTCCGCTACACTCCCGAGCAGGTCGAAGCGCTTGAAAGGTTTTATCATGAATGTCCAAAGCCCAGCTCCCTCCGGCGGCAACAACTTATCAGGGAATGCCCAATTCTCTCCAACATTGAGCCAAAGCAGATTAAAGTCTGGTTCCAAAATCGAAGGTATCGTGGAGAAAACTAGTGGAGTTTTGATGAGTTATAGTGTCTATTCGATGTCCAAGTTTATCGTTTTTGAATTGCGTTCTTTTTCGTTCTTCAGATGCAGAGAGAAGCAGCGGAAGGAGTCATCACGCCTTCAAGCTGTTAATAGGAAGCTGACTGCGATGAACAAGCTTTTAATGGAGGAGAATGACAGGTTGCAGAAGCAGGTGTCACAGCTGGTGTATGAGAATGGCTACTTTCGCCAACACACTAGTGTAATGGATAGAGGCCTTCtgatctttttttattttccttttcttcaattttgagTTCCTACACCTACAATAATTTCTGCGCTGAAAACTTgaaattctttttcctttttgattgtTTTGTCATTACCGAATTGTTATTTTTGAGCCGGGTTCCCTGAATTGTGATTTTTTACCTTTTCATATCTTTTCTTGCAGACGGCCCTTGCCACCACGGATACAAGTTGTGAATCTGTGGTGACCAGCGGTCAACACCATTTGACGCCTCAGCATCCGCCAAGAGATGCTAGCCCTGCTGGGTTAGTAGAAAACCAATTCGGAATGCTTGttatatatgatatatatatatatatatatatatataggggtcATTGTGTATGTGAAATTCtagttcttttatttaatgaagttctccttgtatttttttctagACTTTTGTCCATTGCAGAGGAGACTTTAACAGAGTTTCTGTCGAAGGCCACTGGAACTGCTGTGGAGTGGGTCCAAATGCCTGGGATGAAGGTTACTCCTCTCCCTGTCCTTTATTTCAATCAATGTGTTTGCTCTTATTTTCGATCTTCAAAATAGAGAAGCTTCGGAAATaagagaaatttcaattttcagtAATCTGGGTACCATTCAGAAACTAGTTAGTTATGTGCAGTCTTTTAACATTCCTGATGCCATTATTTCATTTCTCACTTCATTATATTTCAACAAGTGAAGCTACTGGAAACTTTAGGTTACTGTAGTTAtctaaatttctttttcttgatcaTCATTTAACCATCTTTCCGCTCTAACTTTCCTTCCTGGTGCACAGCCTGGTCCGGATTCCATTGGAATCGTTGCTATTTGTCATGGTTGCACTGGAGTAGCTGCACGAGCCTGCGGTCTGGTGGGTCTAGAACCCACAGGGGTGAGTTCTTTTCTTCAACATGGTATCTTAATTTGTTCTTGTCCTCAGTGTCTTCTGAATTTTATTGATTATGCTTGTGGGGAAGGACTAAAGATATAAGTTCCTTGCAGGTTGCAGAAATCCTCAAAGATCGGCCTTCATGGTTCCGTGATTGTCGAGCTGTTGATGTGTTAAATGTGCTGCCCACTGGAAATGGTGGAACCATTGAGCTGCTCTACATGCAGGTGGGCTGGAAATCTGTTGAACTTGCAATAGATAGAGAGTGGAAATGTACGGTTACTTGACAAACTTCTCAATTTTGTTCACGTTACACAGCTCTATGCACCAACAACATTGGCACCTGCTCGGGACTTCTGGTTGTTGCGCTATACTTCTGTACTAGAGGATGGTAGTCTTGTGGTATGTAACTCTTTGAATTCGATAGGATACCGTATAAGATTGTGCCTGTTTTTGTTTTGCTTCACAGTATCAAAACGTGTGTGTGATCTGATGGTGCCATTTCTTTAATGAAATGCTTAGGTATGCGAAAGATCACTTAGCAACACTCAGGGTGGTCCAAGCATGCCACCAGTGCAACACTTTGTGAGGGCAGAAATGCTGCCGAGTGGGTACCTGATAAGGCCCT comes from the Macadamia integrifolia cultivar HAES 741 unplaced genomic scaffold, SCU_Mint_v3 scaffold1674, whole genome shotgun sequence genome and includes:
- the LOC122064499 gene encoding homeobox-leucine zipper protein ATHB-15-like, with protein sequence MMMAVTSSCKEGKAGMDNGKYVRYTPEQVEALERFYHECPKPSSLRRQQLIRECPILSNIEPKQIKVWFQNRRCREKQRKESSRLQAVNRKLTAMNKLLMEENDRLQKQVSQLVYENGYFRQHTSTALATTDTSCESVVTSGQHHLTPQHPPRDASPAGLLSIAEETLTEFLSKATGTAVEWVQMPGMKPGPDSIGIVAICHGCTGVAARACGLVGLEPTGVAEILKDRPSWFRDCRAVDVLNVLPTGNGGTIELLYMQLYAPTTLAPARDFWLLRYTSVLEDGSLVVCERSLSNTQGGPSMPPVQHFVRAEMLPSGYLIRPCEGGGSIIHIVDHMDLEPWSVPEVLRPLYESSTVLAQKTTMAALRQLKQIAQEVSQPTVSGWGRRPAALRALSQRLSRGFNEALNGFTDEGWSVMGSDGMDDVTVLVNSSPGKIMGVNLSFANGFPAVSTAVLCAKASMLLQVRILNLWHLTEVLLSNYCEKYYEVLAVKLFSSGINNTPDETVITVI